One genomic segment of Photobacterium sp. DA100 includes these proteins:
- a CDS encoding phage portal protein encodes MEDNRSLTNKSSQTIAFNIGETWDTITGLDALHCMDESGGIFFDDYNEFWIPPLDRTLLLKISKSNPYHGPIIFSRKNMAAELIQLSSVLSREDLEAALYNFLLFGDCPLLKIRNRLGKVTRLVTLSSVWIRVKMNGDFAYLQRNGEHLTYRKEDVIFIKQYDPYQQIYGVPDYMGGLQSAQLNTDATLFRRKYYKNGAHCGFIFYATDPNLDPDKQKELEESMAASKGVGNFRSLFVNIPDGKPDGIKIIPVGDIATKDDFTNIKSVTSQDMLAAHRFPPGLSGIIPAGTSSFGDPLKNDEAYRKNESIPLARKLVEAVNQDIDITKKNHLNLHA; translated from the coding sequence ATGGAAGACAATCGCAGCCTAACCAACAAATCATCTCAGACCATCGCCTTTAATATCGGTGAAACCTGGGACACTATCACTGGCCTTGATGCTCTGCACTGCATGGACGAAAGCGGAGGTATTTTCTTTGATGACTATAACGAGTTTTGGATTCCTCCACTCGACCGAACTTTGCTGCTAAAGATCAGTAAGTCGAACCCTTATCATGGCCCTATTATCTTTAGCCGTAAAAACATGGCGGCTGAACTCATCCAGCTGTCATCAGTTCTAAGCCGTGAAGATCTAGAAGCTGCGTTATACAACTTCCTGTTGTTTGGTGATTGCCCACTACTAAAAATCCGTAACCGGCTAGGCAAAGTGACTCGCTTAGTCACACTTTCTAGCGTATGGATTAGGGTGAAAATGAATGGGGATTTTGCTTACCTGCAGCGTAATGGAGAGCACCTTACCTATCGCAAAGAAGATGTGATCTTCATAAAACAGTACGACCCATACCAACAAATCTATGGTGTGCCAGATTACATGGGCGGCTTACAGTCGGCCCAGCTGAATACGGATGCTACTTTATTCCGCCGCAAGTATTACAAGAACGGCGCCCACTGTGGGTTTATATTTTATGCTACCGACCCCAACCTAGACCCAGACAAACAGAAAGAGTTAGAAGAGTCGATGGCGGCTAGCAAAGGCGTTGGCAACTTTCGTTCTTTGTTTGTGAACATTCCTGATGGTAAGCCTGACGGTATCAAAATAATCCCGGTTGGGGACATTGCGACCAAAGATGACTTTACCAATATCAAATCTGTCACCTCTCAAGATATGCTCGCCGCTCACCGATTCCCACCAGGGCTGTCTGGTATTATTCCAGCTGGCACTTCTAGCTTTGGTGACCCATTGAAAAACGATGAAGCTTATAGAAAGAATGAGTCAATTCCTTTGGCTAGAAAGTTAGTAGAAGCCGTTAACCAAGACATTGATATTACGAAAAAAAATCATCTAAATTTACATGCATAG